One window of Novosphingobium sp. 9U genomic DNA carries:
- a CDS encoding acyl-CoA synthetase, whose protein sequence is MTRLTDYSSYADAQAHANSAALWELFDGDREHLNIAHECITRHADGSGRPAVRLANADGSDAILSFDQIAAGAAQFAHWLDKEGVQPGERIAFMLEPSLPFYVCLFGAMQTGAISVPLFTLFGPDALRLRVGDCNPSILITNAEKAELARSMDGPRVIVADDAFLASLSDLPTTYTPKTRANDMAVFQYTSGTTRELPEAVKHSHRTLVTLMFAALYGTGIRPGDEFFCPSSPAWGHGLWHGTLAPLAMGVTTGTFAGRFDPVRLMKALDDFGITNMSAAATHYRMMKNSGKGGDFQFHFRKLSFTGEPIDPATLEWIDETFKVPACSMYGTTEIGVVLVNYPGAEDFEVKPGSLGKAVPGQKLEVHRPDGSQTEPGEIGELMLWRGGGWMTTKDRARTDADGYFYHCGRADDVIISAGWTMSAVEIENTMLRHDNVMECGVIGVPDEQRGQVVKAFVVANCEGTNALVKELQDFTRERLAQHEFPRIVEFVDELPKNPAGKVHRKMLRDREAAKAAQAAVA, encoded by the coding sequence ATGACCAGGCTGACCGACTACAGCAGCTATGCCGACGCTCAGGCGCACGCGAATTCGGCGGCGCTGTGGGAGCTGTTCGATGGCGATCGCGAACACCTGAACATCGCGCATGAATGCATCACGCGGCATGCCGATGGCTCGGGTCGGCCGGCGGTGCGGCTTGCCAACGCCGACGGTTCCGACGCGATCCTCAGCTTCGACCAGATCGCGGCCGGTGCCGCGCAGTTTGCGCACTGGCTCGACAAGGAAGGCGTGCAGCCCGGCGAGCGGATCGCTTTCATGCTCGAGCCTTCGCTACCCTTCTACGTCTGCCTGTTCGGCGCGATGCAGACCGGCGCGATCTCGGTGCCGCTGTTCACGCTGTTCGGGCCTGACGCGCTGCGGCTGCGGGTGGGTGACTGCAACCCTTCGATCCTGATCACCAATGCTGAGAAGGCCGAGTTGGCCCGCAGCATGGACGGCCCGCGCGTGATCGTTGCGGACGATGCCTTCCTCGCCTCGCTCTCGGACCTGCCGACCACTTATACGCCCAAGACCAGGGCAAACGACATGGCCGTGTTCCAGTACACCAGCGGCACCACGCGCGAGCTGCCCGAGGCGGTGAAGCATTCGCATCGCACGCTGGTGACGCTGATGTTCGCGGCGCTTTACGGCACCGGTATCCGCCCGGGTGACGAGTTCTTCTGCCCATCCTCACCTGCCTGGGGACACGGCTTGTGGCACGGCACGCTGGCGCCGTTGGCAATGGGTGTGACCACCGGCACTTTCGCCGGCCGCTTCGATCCGGTGCGGCTGATGAAGGCGCTGGACGACTTCGGCATCACCAACATGAGCGCGGCCGCCACCCACTACCGTATGATGAAGAACAGCGGGAAAGGGGGCGACTTCCAGTTCCACTTCCGGAAGCTGTCGTTCACCGGCGAGCCGATCGACCCGGCGACGCTGGAGTGGATCGACGAGACCTTCAAGGTGCCGGCCTGCTCGATGTACGGCACCACCGAGATCGGCGTGGTGCTGGTCAATTACCCGGGTGCCGAGGACTTCGAAGTGAAGCCCGGCTCGCTCGGCAAGGCCGTTCCCGGCCAGAAGCTCGAAGTTCACCGGCCCGACGGGTCGCAAACCGAACCCGGTGAAATCGGCGAATTGATGCTCTGGCGAGGCGGCGGGTGGATGACCACCAAGGACCGCGCCAGGACCGACGCGGACGGTTACTTCTACCACTGCGGCCGCGCCGACGACGTGATCATCTCGGCCGGGTGGACGATGTCCGCGGTCGAGATCGAGAACACCATGCTGCGCCACGACAACGTGATGGAATGCGGGGTGATCGGCGTGCCCGACGAGCAGCGCGGCCAAGTGGTGAAGGCCTTCGTGGTCGCCAACTGCGAAGGCACCAACGCACTGGTCAAGGAATTGCAGGACTTCACTCGCGAGCGCCTGGCGCAGCACGAATTCCCGCGCATCGTCGAGTTCGTCGACGAGCTACCCAAGAACCCCGCCGGCAAGGTTCACCGCAAAATGCTGCGCGATCGCGAGGCGGCGAAGGCTGCACAAGCCGCAGTCGCCTGA